The proteins below come from a single Mercenaria mercenaria strain notata chromosome 3, MADL_Memer_1, whole genome shotgun sequence genomic window:
- the LOC128555800 gene encoding galanin receptor type 1-like, whose translation MNFSLEYVIMANEYSNHSISYVERKFPFDSVDGNYMYDYIDEVYDRTSEDENRFYYYGDLSQLRKPWLTETDYIPTVIIYGLAFLLGIVGNSLVIFAIVSDIKQRTNTTMFLLSLATSDIIFLLVCVPYEISRHFIDHWKLGAFLCKFSGFIEMLTAVLTVLNLTIVSIERYIAIVHPMRSRYICTLGNLRRIIPLVWATAAALSSPAFFIMSTEMSVFFNNQSSVNMIFCSDHGVADAFRLSFAGYQFVIMFLAPTVIMMICYSRVVHVLWISTKQLAKLTPSDRVCDALFLTRIETCSLGMKSPAAPRLLKRAITSHKSKVLASRKQVIKLLLMIIVAFLLSWGPKLTMRILQKLQLPFLFSESAYAIKVFVDWLPYIQSCINPLFYCFMSRNFRRSIRVLFQRRHRREYRESIEHNEFHTLSSSSSGRHLHPTYLHLVFRDEV comes from the exons ATGAATTTTAGTTTAGAGTATGTGATAATGGCGAATGAATATTCAAACCATTCCATTTCGTATGTCGAAAGAAAGTTTCCGTTTGACTCAGTGGACGGTAATTACATGTACGACTATATAGATGAAGTTTATGACCGAACGAGTGAGGATGAGAATAGGTTTTACTATTACGGCGACTTATCACAACTTCGTAAACCATGGCTCACGGAAACTGACTATATCCCGACGGTTATTATATATGGACTAGCCTTTCTGTTAGGAATTGTCGGTAATAGTTTAGTTATATTCGCCATCGTTAGTGATATAAAACAACGAACGAACACCACGATGTTTCTCTTGAGTTTAGCAACATCTGACATCATATTTCTGCTGGTTTGTGTTCCATACGAAATCAGCAGACATTTCATAGACCACTGGAAGCTTGGTGCCTTCTTATGCAAGTTTTCGGGATTCATTGAAATGCTGACGGCCGTTCTTACAGTTCTGAACTTAACCATTGTCAGCATTGAAAG ATATATTGCTATTGTTCATCCGATGAGATCTCGGTATATCTGCACTCTTGGAAATTTACGTCGCATCATTCCGCTTGTTTGGGCAACAGCCGCTGCTTTATCCTCGCCAGCATTCTTCATTATG TCAACAGAAATGTCGGTGTTTTTCAACAACCAGTCGTcagtaaatatgatattttgcTCAGACCATGGCGTTGCCGATGCGTTCAGATTGTCTTTCGCCGGTTACCAGTTTGTGATAATGTTCTTGGCTCCTACGGTGATAATGATGATTTGTTATTCTAGAGTGGTGCATGTTTTGTGGATTAGCACAAAGCAGTTAGCTAAACTAACGCCGTCAGATAG GGTTTGTGACGCTTTATTTCTTACGAGAATAGAGACTTGTAGTCTAGGAATGAAGTCACCAGCAGCGCCAAGACTTTTGAAACGGGCTATTACAAGCCATAAATCGAAAGTATTAGCTAGTCGTAAACAG GTCATCAAGCTTTTGCTCATGATAATTGTTGCGTTCCTGTTGAGTTGGGGACCAAAATTGACAATGAGAATATTACAGAAACTCCAGTTGCCATTTCTTTTCTCAGAATCGGCTTATGCCATCAAG GTTTTTGTCGACTGGCTACCTTACATTCAGTCGTGTATCAACCCACTGTTCTACTGCTTCATGTCTCGGAATTTTCGCCGCAGCATCAGGGTTCTGTTTCAACGAAGACATCGACGAGAATACCGGGAGAGTATCGAACATAATGAATTTCATACATTGTCGTCGTCTTCAAGTGGCCGGCATCTTCACCCAACATATTTACATTTAGTGTTCCGTGATGAAGTCTGA